A window of Phragmites australis chromosome 2, lpPhrAust1.1, whole genome shotgun sequence genomic DNA:
TTTCCAGTTTCATCTTTTCGCAATTCGTTTCAATACAATCCAATTCAAATCAAGTTCAAGTTAGAAATTCATATTCAAATCCTCGTTCCAAAAGTCATGTCAACTTGtaattcaaatccaatttgaattacgCAAATCCGATTCAAAtcaatttattcaaattgaataaattcaaatactttTACAAATTCAAATCGCTCAATTTGAGTTATTACAAATCCATTTCGTTTGAGTTACAATTCAAGTACATCAATACAaatctttcttctttctcttcatccGACTGGCATTGTTCATCCGCCCAAAGTCCTCTTAGCTCTCTCTTAGCACATCAACTGTCAGCCGCATTCACACCGCCACCCTCCCTGCTGATCTTTTCACGAGCAAGCAAAAACCAGCTTCCTCACTTCCTTCTCATCTCTCTGATCCTCACATGCAAAAGATCACCCCATGCCtttcatacatacacatacatgcGTACAACACAGAGCAGTAGCTCCTCTGCCTCTCCTCTTCGCGCCACTAGCAGCTGCTGTCAAGTTGCACCATCGCTGTGCTGCCCAGCCGCTGAGCCGAGCTAGCCATGGCGCCAAACCGTCGCTCGCTATAACGCGCATCGTTGTACGGGTCGCTCCGCTGACCCGCCCGCTACGTCGTCCCATGGCTCCTCTGAGTTGTTTAGCCACGCGTGCCCGTGCATCCTCCATGTTGCCCCGTGCATCCTCCGCGTTGCCCAGCTCCGAGCCATCATGCCGCGCTCTGCTCTCCCCGCCGATGCCACTGAGCCGTGCTCGGGCGCCAGTAGCACCACCGCGCACTTCGCCGCTCGAGCATGCCGTCCTGGCTTCTGCCACCATCGGCTCCCTCCCGTGCTGCAACATGCCCCGCCGGACCTCGTCCCGGCCAGCCTCTCTCTCCTCGGTCTCTCGAACCCAAGCCACCGCTGAGCTGAGCCCGCTCAACCAACACGCCCCATCGACGTCGCCTCCTTTTCCCGCAGCCGACCACCCTCTCTATTTGTCCCGTTGCCCTCTCTCACCCTGCTCGCCCCAGGTCACCACCGGCGAACCTCATCGGACCCCCTCCCGCAACGGAGAGATCTCCTACGTTTCCTCCATCTCCCGgcgcccctccctctctccctccggcCATCGCCCCTCTCTTCTGCTCCCTTTCTCCGAGCCGAACGCACAAAAGCCCGGCCCAGCCTTATCTCTTCCCTCCCTCACCGACAGGTGGGCCCACTAGCCAACCAATGTCCACCTGCTCGGTCTTTAGTGGACCGACCACCCGAGCCACACCCTGGTCAACAACCATGTGAGCCAGATCCACATCGCAATCCACCAGCTTcagtccatggtggaccacacactcgacccccccccccccgatccACCGAGTCCACGGCCCGTGAATACCCTTCAATAAGTGAACAATTCCATGGATATACAAATTGTACAGTGAGGGAAACATTGGACATGCAAATGTTGCTAAAGTTGTCCCCCTGAATGCCCTCCAATATACCAGCAACACCAATGTTGACACCAACAATATCCTTGATTGTAATATTGCTGATCATGGAGAGAGCATTCTTGGCATCCTTTTCATTACGATGTTCACCATAGTTTCTAGTGATCTCGATGGCCATTGAAACATTATCCATGCTCACATCAACTATGTACATATTCTTCATGTACCCTCCACACCCTGGAACTATCTTGATTTTGATCCTGTGAAGAGAGTTGACGATGCGGAGGCCCTGAGCCTGGACTTCTGATATACCGCCTGGCATCTCACTTCAAAACACAATTCCTGCACCATCCCTTCCAAACGCGATCCCAGACAGTGGACGGGGACAGGTCAAAGTGTCGACGGGAGACGCCCCATGCCCCATGTAGGGCAGTGCTCCCGTGCACGCCACGGCGTTCCAGTGGCTGGCATCGTGCTTCATGTAGGCGGAAGACCGTCTGGCGCACCCGCTAGCGCTGAGGCCCGTACCTTAGTGGCGTCAATATTTACCAGCCAAAATCACAGTTGGCATCACGCGGCATGGCTATACAGTGAAGAAACTTTTGTCGTGTGTTGTCACGATGAGTGGTTGACTATCCTGAAATCTATCTTATTTTGCACCTGCAATaggcaaaaatacaaaattagacaacatacgtgactatatttaccgaaatagacaacatatcgtcgtatttacaattttagcattcgtattcggcacatttttttaccgaaaattgacttttggtacaccgtacaccggaaataccatattcggcacacgatgtgccgaatatgacactgtagcaccgtattcgacacacggtgtgccgaaaaagggctacagtgccattttcggcacaccaatgccgaaaatgaacagtaccacATATGAACAGTATAACAGTGCGTTTTAATTTCGCTttacctctttttcaaaacggtggtcttctgttactccaaaaattttaaaacattttttacgtgttccataatcaatatgcaacccattttaattggattcactaaaaaatcctttgtatatttaaaactaaaattctccaaaaaagactacttttataaatgtaataattgttagtgtctcaaataaatccccaaaaatctaggaaaatccactaatatttttcttatgtgatggaataatttctaaaattatttacaaacctagtttatatgatgaaaaagtgagttcctttgtaatgcttcatttacatgaaatgataaaaatacatataaatgaagcattagaaaggaactcactttttcatcatataaactaggtctggaaataattttagaaattagtccatcatataagaagaatattagtgaattttcctagatttttgggaatttatttgagacactaacaattattacaagctataaaagtagtcttttttgaagaattttagttttaaatatacaaatgattttttggtgaatctaattaaaatgggttgcacatggattatggaacatgtaaaaaaagttttaaaagttttggagtaacagaaaaCCACCAttttgaaaaagagggaaaacaaaattcaaacgcactgctgttactgttTATGCGCGGTAATATGTGCCGAAAATGGCAATGTACACCATTTTCTACctaccgtgtgccgaatacgatacTACAGTGCTatattcggtacaccgtgtaccaAATATAGTATTTTCTGTGTGCGATAtaccgaaagtcaattttcggtaaaCGAGGTggcgaatacgaatgctaaaattgtaaatactacgatatgttatctatttcggtaaatacggttgcgtatgttatctaattttgtatttttgcccCTGCAATATCAAGAAAAGCAAAATAACGACCAAATAGGTAGTAGATACGTGAACAGGATGACGTATCATTGTTGAGCCTCGTAACTCGTAAGAGCATCCAGACGAGGATGTTCTTACGTTTCATTCGTTTGGTAATTGAATCAAAGGGTGTCAGCATACACTAAGGAACCAAAGGAAACAATATAACTTTAAGTACCAACATAGATAGTACATGCTTAAACAAGTAGTCACATCCGAACTTCACATAAGCTTAGAAGTATCAATATAACCCAAGGATCATACATAATCAAGGCCATGCGCACGTACGTTCTGACATAACAGGTAGTTTGAAACGTGAACTGTAGCATCATCCTCAGCTCATTAGCAGTGTTGACCAAACGACTTTGACTCGGAGCTTGTAAAGACCACACGTAATCTCATCCGTGTCTGCACCTTTCATCGGTGGAGTGAACATGCATCTGCGGTGGGAGATGTTGGCATTCCCATCACCGCTACCGGCCGAGAAATCGAGCAACAACATCTGATCCGCCGAGACAGAGACCGCACAGCGCAATAGTTTGATAACCCTGTCATCACCAACAGTAACAGCGCAGTCAACATCACTGTCATACAACAGCATCTGACTTGGAACATCGGTTGTGCAAGCAGTTATTTTTCCACAAAAATATTCAGGCCCCGACAAAATCTTTATCTCAACCGTGCCCTCCAATGCTGTCTTAACATATGCAAATATCAGATCCACGGAGCTCAGCCAGCTATCAATAGTTTCCCTTCCAACCACATAGTTAATTTTGCTACCAAGCACATCAATCATTGCTTTGTTGAACTGCCTGTCGTCGCTCTCTCTGCCTTCCCTAATCTTCAGATTTATCTCGAAATAGGCAtcaccaagaaaaacaactccTCTACTTGGGCCAGTCAGGATCAGAGAATCACCCTACAAGTAAGTTTACAGAGAATGTCAGCAAGGAAGCTGCTGCACATGACTTTCCTGGAAGAAAGTAGGTCTCATAAGCGGAAataacatatagcatcacataATGTGGGAATCAGCCGGATACACGTTGTTAAACTTCAAGCATGTAGTGATGATAAATAAATAATGCTTAGTAGCATCAGTAATGTTGACATCCATGCAAATGTAGTCGGTAATAGACACGTCACAAGGGACAAGATACAAGTCATGCATATCACAATGGCGGCATTGCATACATAAGAATCTACATGATAGAACGTTATAGTGCCTTTTAACAGCAGGATTCCAATATGCAAGACTGATGAAGAAATTATTTGCATATGCAAGAATGGGAGGCGGATGTGACATTTTAAGCCATATATTCTTTCACATACCTGAGACTTGATGAGTTGGCAATTGTCCCTGTTGCGCCGGAAGATGTAGTTGCATTTCATATCCAGACGGTCTCTGATTATCACAGTCCCATACACATTGATAGGGTAGCCAACATCAGAGGACATTATCTTCAGACCGAGTACATTTAACGAGTGGACCAACTGGTGGCTTTCTTTGATAAGTGAATCTGTAAAGCGCATCGGACCATGTTGTGCTGGGAAAAAGGAAAACGATGTTAGTTTGTAGCTGGAAAGAATATTAGGGTAACAGAAGGGACATCATGTTACTTCAGAGCCTCCAAGTACGGATTCACACTAGGGTTAGTGATATAGAGCTTTGCAAAATTAGTCACTGCAGAATGCAGAAGAACGATGACAATAACTGTAAGGAAAGGCAAAGGTGACAGGAATAAGAGTTTCTAGATGACGCGCAAGTCAGCAAGCATTTCACCGGTAGGTTCAAATGGGCAAGTTATAGGAAATAGATGTGAAAAGGAAGAAACCTGGACATCGGCAAGGATTCCCTTTTTACCAGTTAGTACTGTTTTGTAGCTAACAATATAGTGCAGCAGCTACTGTAATTTCTTCCAATGCAGATATGCAACAGGTGAAGCAGTACTTTTTATTTAATGGATGGAGTCACATAATGCCCCCGGGTAGTTTTCCAATATCCTTATAGATATGAATGGGCAGGCTAATCACCTGGTAAACAAGGCTTCGCGGAGCTTACGCACAAAACTATCAATCCTAAGAAGACAATGTTTCAAACATGGCTGCCTACCCTGCCTATGAGGCAACAAACCTAGAGCGCCATGAAGGCCGGCGTACGAGCCAGCTTAATTGCCAATTAGACCCTATCTGGAACAGCTCGTTGGAATTCCCTACCAGAGCACATTATGTTCTTCTCCCGTCCCCGCCCCCATCCTCTGCTCCTCACCCCAGATTGCACAGTTTACCCAGAAATTAAATTACCCCAGATACAGCTAGCATGCGATCGGATCCCGCCTCCCCGGATCGCCACATGCCCACATAGCATATGCGTGGAGGTCGGGAGTTTAGATAAGGGGATATACTCTCTGCATCGATGTCGAACTTGGTGAAGTCCAAGAAATAAACTCGGGTGTAGCAACCGGATCCCAATTTGGGGTCGTACTCGTGAAGTTTCCTGAGCATAGCCTGATTGACCTTCCTCCTCGCCATCTCCTCCGGCGTGATgagcggccgcggcggcggcggcggcttcagGCTCTGCTGCCGGCGCTTCTGCTTCTCCGCcgcagcctcctcctcgtcctcttcgACGTACATGGGCAGCACGTCGTAGTCGTCGTCCGCCATGAGTTCCGAAAGCGCGGCAGTCGGCCTCCAAACCCTAATAATATTGATCAGGGTTTCTGTTTTTCGATCGACTAGGGAGCCTTTTATGATCGACCGAAGGCGGGGGCTGCAATTGTGAATTGTCTCTCGAGTCTCGTGGGTCAAAATACGGCCCAAGGAACActccttccttccttcttttTTAGTACCATCAGCCCATTATGAGGGGCAAATCCCGTGGTGCATTCAGCCCATTGGAATAATATACCGATTTTAAACCTGGAATTTGAATCTGTGTTTTATGGATGAGGTTTTTTTGCTGTTTGACTGCAGGTGGCTGATCCTGGTGACCTGCTCACGGGCTGTCCATGTTGGGCTGGGCGCATCAACAAAGGTgcaattttctttctttctttccttttgtttttggaCGATAAGCGGCAGGAGTGCAATTTTCCTCTTTTCTTATATTAGATAGATAGAAAGCAGAGTAGTTCAGACAATAAGGTGCAGTTTTGTCACTGTAAAGCAGTGTTTGTGTGAAACCAAATACAAGGGAGACGAGGATGACCAAATGTGTTCCACGTATCAGCTTTAGCAACGCACATGGTTGGGATAGCGCAGACAATTTTTTTCTCCAGAATAGAATAACTTAAAATTCTTTACCGAAGCAACAGATAGTTTTTGAGTTCAAAAAGACATCTACTTACTAGGTAACTTTGAAGTATCACTAAAGGATAAGCAGGAAAAGTAAAGCAATTGCGCCAGCACACAAGCTGAGCAATCgcgaatgcatcaacacatgtTCAAAAAACCACCACGAGCACTTCGGATCGTCCCTAGCACCGTACTGGGTATCACATCTTAGCGGCTACAAGACATTGCAGTATAGCTTACTCAGGCATTCAGTATGACGGCCACCAGAGACAGCAGCTCATCGAAGGTGTCGACATCTTCGTCCGGATCGGGCACGAAAGCCTCTTGACACAGTCTGATCCTAGTGCAGATGTTTTCCCATCGGTTGAACAGCGGCGACATATGTTAGACCGTTTGTCGGAGATGATTCCTGATAATAAATCCAGTATATTGAATGATGGGCGCGTTGATCAGTGATATTTTTAGTTGAATCGAATGGACGTAAGAACGCAGGGATTTATTCAGGTTCAGACATTCCGTGGATAATAGTTATACGTACTGTGTATTTTCTTTTGGATTGTATGAACTTGTTCTAGAATATCCTTACAAGCCGGGTCCTCCCCTTTCATATAACAGGGGAAAAGAAGAATAAACAAACTGACCGTGCCAAGCCAAACAGCAGATCTAATCCTAATGAAGCCAACTACTCCTAGGTCATCATTACAGGGATATGCACGTCCAACCTACTCTGGTTGCCCTGCAAACATTGTCACGTCCGTCGAGCGCTGTCACATTCGCCTGCGAGactgtcccgtagcattaaatactaCGGGATAGATCACTCCAACTTTACATTTACCCACGACCTTGCTTGTAGAAAGTAGGTGCCAAGGGAAGAAAAACACCTGAGTGAACGatattaaatatgatttgaTTGGTTATGTGAGTACCTGCCCTGCGATTAGCAGGGTCTTCACCTTTGAtcaggggctggtcgacagAGCCCCACCCTGGTCGTGGGTGAAGATGTGGTCTCAAGGATGTTAATCGCAAGCTGACAATTGGTAGCATGGGACTCTCTTGGTGGGGCACCTCTTTACCTATTGCACCGATAATAGTCCCCAAGCTCTAATAAAATTAAGGAAATATATAATTGAATATATACATTTATACTTATATGtgtatatttaaatatattattttagctaAGTATTCCAGATAGCACCAAATtagtttctaaattaatccaTGCATTAAGTGAGTCATATGCATTTTTAGTTTAATGGCTTTTATGATTCTTTGAGTTGAGATTTTAATTTTAAAgcctctcaaattcaaatctatttcttagattcaattcatctgaaatccaatttgaattcaattcttttgaattcaaacctctcTCAAATCTCGAGGCCCTCTAATTCAAATCattttcataattcaaataccttatttgaattaattccAAACTCAATTTCGAATCCAacttcaaatattctttttgaaTCAATGTCTAATCCTATCCAAACCCAGATTCGATCAAATCATCGTTGATCTCGTATTCGAatgcaattcgaattgttcgaGATATATTCAATTATTTCCAGTTTCATCTTTTCACAATTCGTTTCAATACAATCCAAGTCAAATCAAGTTCAAGTTAGAAATTCATATTCAAATCCTAGTTCCAAAAGTAATGTCAATTCatcattcaaatccaaattgaattacACGAATCCAATTTAAAtcaatttattcaaattgaataaattcaaatacatttacaaattcaaattgctCAATTAAATTATTACAAATCCATTTCGTTTGAATTACAATTCAAGTACATCAATACAAatctctctcaatctctctctgATCTTTCTTCTATCTTTCTCTTCATCCGACTGGCACTATTCATCCGCCCAAAGTC
This region includes:
- the LOC133908303 gene encoding uncharacterized protein LOC133908303, encoding MADDDYDVLPMYVEEDEEEAAAEKQKRRQQSLKPPPPPRPLITPEEMARRKVNQAMLRKLHEYDPKLGSGCYTRVYFLDFTKFDIDAENSLIKESHQLVHSLNVLGLKIMSSDVGYPINVYGTVIIRDRLDMKCNYIFRRNRDNCQLIKSQGDSLILTGPSRGVVFLGDAYFEINLKIREGRESDDRQFNKAMIDVLGSKINYVVGRETIDSWLSSVDLIFAYVKTALEGTVEIKILSGPEYFCGKITACTTDVPSQMLLYDSDVDCAVTVGDDRVIKLLRCAVSVSADQMLLLDFSAGSGDGNANISHRRCMFTPPMKGADTDEITCGLYKLRVKVVWSTLLMS